In Zingiber officinale cultivar Zhangliang chromosome 8B, Zo_v1.1, whole genome shotgun sequence, a single genomic region encodes these proteins:
- the LOC122016069 gene encoding zinc finger CCCH domain-containing protein 17-like, translated as MDFEQPDRYGNRRAYQRAGPSQVPDRSNKVCFHWQAGRCSRHPCPFLHSDPPQTVLADGAAKRGHLQGHVSRNPASAGAPPPSKWGKGRAGGKAPGKICNYFLAGNCSFGDRCRFLHSWFMSDSFSLLTQLQGHQKVVTGIALPSESDKLYSCSKDESVRVWDTQTGKCVGAINMGGEVGCMISEGPWLFIGVTNAVKAWNTQTTTEQSLDGPVGQVYALTVGNGMLFAGTQDARILVWKFSAAGNVFEPATSLSDHRHAVVSLVAGAMKLYSGSMDNTIKVWDLATFQCLQTLSGHTSVVMSVLCWDKFLLSSSLDNTIKVWVSTDAGNLEVAYTHEEEHGVLALCGMLDAEAKPVILCSCNDNSIRVYDLPSFSERGRIFSKQEMRAIQVGPGGLFFTGDGTGELKVWQWSSKQNN; from the exons ATGGATTTCGAGCAACCGGATCGGTACGGAAACAGGAGGGCCTACCAGCGGGCGGGGCCGTCTCAGGTTCCAGACAGAAGCAACAAGGTATGCTTCCACTGGCAGGCGGGGCGATGCAGCCGTCACCCGTGTCCCTTTCTCCATAGCGACCCGCCGCAGACTGTGCTCGCCGATGGCGCTGCCAAGCGGGGGCACTTGCAAGGCCACGTGTCTAGAAATCCTGCCTCCGCAGGTGCGCCGCCGCCCTCCAAGTGGGGCAAGGGTCGAGCGGGTGGCAAGGCTCCAGGCAAAATCTGCAATTACTTCCTCGCTGGAAATTGTAGTTTCGGAGATAGGTGCAGGTTCCTGCATTCGTGGTTCATGAGCGATAGCTTCTCTCTCTTGACCCAACTCCAGGGGCATCAAAAG GTAGTGACTGGTATCGCTCTGCCTTCAGAGTCTGATAAACTCTACTCTTGTAGCAAGGATGAGTCTGTTCGTGTTTGGGATACTCAAACTGGGAAG TGCGTTGGAGCCATCAATATGGGAGGTGAGGTTGGATGTATGATCAGTGAAGGTCCTTGGTTATTTATTGGAGTTACGAATGCTGTCAAG GCATGGAACACACAAACAACAACAGAACAAAGCCTTGATGGCCCTGTCGGACAAGTTTACGCTTTGACCGTTGGTAATGGTATGCTATTTGCTGGAACACAG GATGCACGAATATTGGTGTGGAAATTTAGTGCTGCTGGGAATGTCTTTGAACCAGCTACTTCTCTTTCTGATCATCGGCATGCAGTAGTTTCTCTAGTTGCAGGGGCCATGAAGCTTTACTCAGGTTCTATGGATAATACAATAAAA GTGTGGGATCTGGCAACATTCCAATGCCTTCAGACCCTCAGTGGCCACACATCTGTTGTTATGTCAGTGCTTTGTTGGGATAAATTTTTACTATCTTCTTCTTTGGACAATACAATCAAG GTTTGGGTTTCGACAGACGCTGGGAATCTGGAAGTAGCATACACTCACGAGGAGGAACAT GGTGTACTTGCCCTATGTGGCATGCTTGATGCTGAAGCCAAACCTGTCATATTATGTTCTTGCAACGACAATAGCATACGGGTTTATGACCTCCCTTC GTTCAGCGAACGGGGTAGGATATTTTCAAAACAAGAGATGAGAGCGATACAAGTTGGACCTGGTGGTTTGTTTTTCACTGGAGATGGAACGGGCGAGCTGAAGGTATGGCAATGGTCATCAAAACAAAATAACTGA
- the LOC122014239 gene encoding uncharacterized protein LOC122014239 isoform X1 encodes MACSPAHDVESSAVLEIKEANGDYVRLDNGDPVRLAAELSYCGGRIWSSLCWWVKAVLLGAFLLAVAVLLIVFGGPWMVKKVVIPVLEWAMTSFTKPVLGLLLFASIAIFPTLLLPSSPSMWIVGMTFGYGYGFLLILTGMSIGMSLPFIVGSFFRHKIHRWLEKWPDRATFVRFAGEGDWLHQFRSVILIRISPFPYIIFNYAAVATNVDYGPYISGSIVGTLHEIYITIYSGRLLQSLAYATNAGGFLSLEQIIYDIIGFSITAAATAAITIYANRTLQTLQTENNHS; translated from the exons ATGGCGTGCAGCCCGGCTCACGATGTCGAGAGCAGCGCGGTCTTGGAGATCAAGGAGGCGAATGGAGATTATGTGAGGTTGGATAATGGCGACCCCGTGAGGCTTGCGGCAGAGCTGTCCTACTGCGGCGGTAGAATATGGAGTTCGCTTTGTTGGTGGGTGAAGGCAGTTCTCCTGGGCGCTTTCTTGTTGGCTGTGGCCGTGCTCCTCATCGTCTTCGGCGGTCCTTGGATGGTCAAAAAG GTGGTTATACCAGTGTTGGAGTGGGCAATGACATCATTTACCAAACCAGTACTTGGGCTGTTACTTTTTGCTTCAATTGCAATATTTCCAACTCTGCTGTTGCCTTCATCACCCTCTATGTGGATAGTTGGGATGACCTTTGGTTATGGTTATGGATTTCTGTTAATTCTGACAGGGATGAGCATTGGCATGTCATTGCCTTTTATTGTCGGTTCATTCTTTCGTCACAAAATACAT AGATGGTTAGAAAAATGGCCTGATAGAGCAACTTTTGTAAGATTTGCTGGTGAAGGAGATTGGCTTCACCAATTCCGATCTGTCATTTTGATCAGGATTTCACCATTTCCATATATAATTTTCaattatgctgctgttgctacCAATGTCGATTATGGTCCATATATCTCAGGTTCAATAGTAGGAACCCTGCATGAGATATATATTACAATTTACAG TGGGAGGCTTCTTCAAAGCTTAGCATATGCAACCAACGCTGGTGGTTTCCTTTCATTGGAACAGATTATCTATGATATAATCGGCTTCTCGATCACTGCTGCAGCCACTGCCGCTATTACCATATACGCAAACAGAACCCTTCAAACTCTTCAAACAGAAAATAATCACAGTTGA
- the LOC122014239 gene encoding uncharacterized protein LOC122014239 isoform X2, giving the protein MACSPAHDVESSAVLEIKEANGDYVRLDNGDPVRLAAELSYCGGRIWSSLCWWVKAVLLGAFLLAVAVLLIVFGGPWMVKKVVIPVLEWAMTSFTKPVLGLLLFASIAIFPTLLLPSSPSMWIVGMTFGYGYGFLLILTGMSIGMSLPFIVGSFFRHKIHRWLEKWPDRATFVRFAGEGDWLHQFRSVILIRISPFPYIIFNYAAVATNVDYGPYISGSIVGTLHEIYITIYSVLNEQWEASSKLSICNQRWWFPFIGTDYL; this is encoded by the exons ATGGCGTGCAGCCCGGCTCACGATGTCGAGAGCAGCGCGGTCTTGGAGATCAAGGAGGCGAATGGAGATTATGTGAGGTTGGATAATGGCGACCCCGTGAGGCTTGCGGCAGAGCTGTCCTACTGCGGCGGTAGAATATGGAGTTCGCTTTGTTGGTGGGTGAAGGCAGTTCTCCTGGGCGCTTTCTTGTTGGCTGTGGCCGTGCTCCTCATCGTCTTCGGCGGTCCTTGGATGGTCAAAAAG GTGGTTATACCAGTGTTGGAGTGGGCAATGACATCATTTACCAAACCAGTACTTGGGCTGTTACTTTTTGCTTCAATTGCAATATTTCCAACTCTGCTGTTGCCTTCATCACCCTCTATGTGGATAGTTGGGATGACCTTTGGTTATGGTTATGGATTTCTGTTAATTCTGACAGGGATGAGCATTGGCATGTCATTGCCTTTTATTGTCGGTTCATTCTTTCGTCACAAAATACAT AGATGGTTAGAAAAATGGCCTGATAGAGCAACTTTTGTAAGATTTGCTGGTGAAGGAGATTGGCTTCACCAATTCCGATCTGTCATTTTGATCAGGATTTCACCATTTCCATATATAATTTTCaattatgctgctgttgctacCAATGTCGATTATGGTCCATATATCTCAGGTTCAATAGTAGGAACCCTGCATGAGATATATATTACAATTTACAG TGTTCTAAATGAGCAGTGGGAGGCTTCTTCAAAGCTTAGCATATGCAACCAACGCTGGTGGTTTCCTTTCATTGGAACAGATTATCTATGA